Within Candidatus Poribacteria bacterium, the genomic segment GAAAATGAGCCGTTCCATGAAGTAGGCGAACGGCATCAGCAGGGCAAGATAGAACATCACACCGTTGACGACATCGTTACCCGTCTGTTTGACATCTGGGTATGCGCGTGATTCATAACCCCACGCCGCACGAGCGAGTTTGAGTGCCTGTTGATAGTCGCTTTGGAGCAATTCGGTCTCCGCGCGGGCAAGATAATCGTTCGCAAATTGGTGGAGTTTGTCAAGACGGTCGCTGGAGATACCAAACCGTTTGTAAAGTCGTGAGCGGTTCTCGTCGAGCCACCACATATCTCGGACAACGACGTAAGGTGTGAGGCGAATTTGCCCATTTTCGCGGACGACAAAACCCTCACCGGTATAGAGCGTCGGGTTCTTCATACCGCTTTTTGTTGCTTTGATGAGAAGGAGACGTTTACCAATCTGTCCGTATGCCATGCCAACTTTGATACGCGTGTTAGGTTCACTATACACGAGGGCAATGGGTTCGGCTGCGGACACACCTTCCTGCTGCCACGGTTTGGACATCCCGAACTTCTCCGGTGCACTATCCGTGAGGGCATCGTAGACTTCGAGTTCCCGAAGGGTTCGCAGATACCGCTGATCTACCAAGTCGTAGATAGTTGTAGATACACACGGAAATGTAACAACACGACAACCACGCCTACGGGTGTTGATCGGAATTTTATTGGGAAGTAGTTTCGCACCATAATTCCCCAGATCGGGGGCATACACAATGTCTCCTGAATCTTTGTCCAGAATGTATGCTTCAACTTCTTGAACACCACTGAGACGCCGTGTAGCTCTGCCTTCCATCGCTAATCCAGCCACCTCAAAATTGCCCTTGTTATCGCCCATCACAAACAGGTCGCCGCGGACACCCATCATGGTTTTGTGTTTCCTGCGGAGCGTCAAAATCGGGTAAGGCACCGGTTTATTCGGTAGTGCGGACTCCCGTGCGTCAAATTCAACGACATCACCGAAGAGGTTACAGTAGAAATTCCCGACACGTGCGGCGGTGGGCATTTCTTCGTCCCGAAGTGCTTGGATGAGTAAGGATGCCAATGTCTGTGCTTGTTGATGGAGATTACCGCCTTCTCGTAAATCAACGCGTTCAATCGTATCGAGGGGAGTGTCCGTTAAGACGCGGGCATCTTCAATAGTTGCAAAAGCGATTCCAGTCTTTCCGACAAGCGTGGCGACCTCGCTGTCAAAAGCAATTTTACCCGGAATATAGGTCTTCCACGTCTTTCCGCCGCTTGCGGAGATGGCGTTAACAAAGTTTGACTCACCGCCGAGACCCGCAATCGAAATAAGAGTTTTAATATCCTCTATTTCTTCATCGGAGAAGGTGTCCGGATCTTCGTGTCGAAGTCGGAGCATTGCGTCCAACTGCTCACGTGTCCGGATGTTATTCTTTCGATTTTTCTTTGCGGTGCGGACATCATTTCGGATGAAACGCTCAACCTCTTTGCGGATGTAATCCATATCTTTGAGCATATCCTCAGAGGGTTCACCTTGATTGCGCCACTGTTCAAACTGCATCTTCATCAGTCGGCTCACACCGCTGAGATCGGTGAGTTTGTTGAAGTGCGAACTCAATAACGTTTCAAGCGTCTTGCCTTCGAGGGCGGCTTTGTCAGAGATCCCGTTTGCGACCGTCCATTGGCGTGCCATAACGGCTTGGCGAATTTGATCGTCTGTCCACTGCCAGAGTTTCCGGACACGGACACCGAAATCAGCATCTTCAGCGTAGGAGGCAAGTTTATTGCCGATGCTTGCAAACTCGCGACGCAATACAAATTCGGGTTGCTGATCGTAGAACCATCCCTTGTTGAATACCCCGAACTGATTCGACTGTGAGGAGAGGTCAACGCTAATATAGAGAGAGGTATAATACCGGTTGAACAGGTCTTGTAGCGCGATTGCCGCCTCGATCTGTCCAAGCTTTCGGTTGTATTCATCGGTATCAATGCGCAACATCTTTTCAATACGACTCTGGATGTTACGGAAACGCGCGTTACGGAGGGTCAACATGTTATCGCGTAGCAGTACTTTCGTCTCTTCATCTAAATCGGTATCTAATGTGGGTAACCGTTCAATAAGGTTTTCGAGTGCTACGATATCCGTGTCCGCACGTTTTTTGACGATCGCTAACAATTCTTTTTCGATAATCTGTGATGCGATGCGAGAGCGCAAAGAAAGTGCCTGTTCAATTTCATCATCTGATAGATAGTTTTCCAAAATGAGACGTTCTTCATCCAAGTATTCCCGCCCCAAAGTCTCAGCTGTTGTGATCAAATTCTGGATACGTGTTCGTTCCAATCGAGCGTTCCGGAGTGCAATTTCAAAGATACCTTGTTTATCTTTGAGAAGATCTGCTATCAATACAGCGATATCAGCAGTGTCTCCAGATTCAGATAATCGCTGTCGAAGCTGCGTATCAATAGTGTTGAGACGTTCTATCCCGGCTTTAGACAAAAACTGTCCGCCATAAATCAAAGAATCGCCACTCGGTTTTCCCATCGGCGTTTCTTTGAGCCGCCGGATGCTCGCTTTAATCTCATTTTCAACCGGTTGGCTATCGGGTATTTGTGCCAGAACCTTTTCAAGTAGCTGCGTTTCCCGTTGAATTGCTACTGCTTGGGTGTCATTGGCATCGCGCAGAACACTGCGTGCATCTTTTGCTGTATTGAGTGAGTGTAGATCGAGATGCCGGTCAACTATCTTCTCGGGTGTCCACATCAGCGCAAATTTGCGTTTGTCGCTCATCTCCCAGTTTGCGAGGGTTTTGTTGAGCATCTCGATATCAGGGATGAGTTCTTGTGGGAGGTCGTCCGGTATTGGAACTTGCCAATCTGAACCCTGTTGTACTGGAATAAGATAGGCATTATTAGGATGCGTACTGTATTCGTCGGTACTACCGGTCTCTATCGCGTGAATGAGTTTCTCTACCGCCCATATATCGAGACGCGCAATCGGTAGTCCAAGTGATTCAATCAATTCGCGCTGTGCGGATCGACTCGTGTTGAGTGCAACGCCGCGAACCGCAGCTAATCTACCGACAATATCTCGGAGGAAATGGGTCGTTTGCAAAGCTTCTTTCTTCGAGCGGGCAAGATTTGCTAACAGACGACTCTTCTCTTCACCTGTGAAGCCTTGCTTTTCGCGTTTTCGATTCCTATCCGCCTGTTTCTTCTGTCGTTCTGAAAAGTCCCGCTGCTGCTCCGTAAGGGATTCAATCTCAGACCGTGTTTCTGCCAAGCCATTCAGTGTAGTTGTGAGGGAGTCCAAGTCAGACTTTACGTTGTGGATACCGTGGAAAAAGTCGGCAGGGAGATCGACAAGGACGCTCCGGTCAATGGAGAGTACAAGCCTTCTGCCTAACTCTTCAAATTCAAGGACATCTGTAGAAAGTCCACGGCGAAGTCCGTGCATTGTTGGGGTGCCGGGTGAATCGGTGTCGGAACCGACGATATCTTGTCCAATACCTTCCATAAAAGCACGCATACCGGCAAGCCCTTGGAAGTGTCCATCGACTGCAACAAAGAGGACAGAATAGCCGGGTCGATATTGGGGTTGACTGAAGAGACGCGCAAGTTCCATGAGGGTCGCGATACCGCAAGTTGGATCGGCACCGGGTGCCATTGCCGGAACAACCGACATGGAGTCGTAATAAGCCGTGAGAACGATGAGTTCATCGCGTAAAGTTGGGTCTCCGCCTTCCAAAAATCCGCGTATATTTTGCCCGACGCGGCGTTCCCACGTCATCTTCCCTCTCACACGAACATTGACTTGATCGCCCTGAGTGTGTTGTTCCTCCATCAAATTGGAGAGGGCAGCAGCATCTTCTTGGGATATCCAAAATCGTGGTATGTTTGCAGGAACGGTCCCGAACTTATTTTCTGCTTCTCCTCGAATGGTTGTGTCGGGTTCGATGAAAATCACAGCAGTGCCACCGAGCATTGCTGCATTGATATAACGAGTACTGGAGTTAAAATCGAGAAGGACTATTGCCCCTTTCGGAATAAAGATGTGAGATTCACTCGCAGCGACAAACTCACCGGATTCATCGATTTCTCCATTGTTGTTATTATCTATTCCATCAGTGTCATTCCCCGGAGTTTCATCTGTCCAACCATCGGCATCGTTATCAATGCCATCTGTTGCCCATCCTAAAATTTCAGAGAGCAACGGGATTTCACCGTATTCATCAGTAGTGCCATCCTCGTCATTGTCAATGCCATCGGATGCTTTTTGCAGATGTTCATTAAGTATATCATCGGTAATGCTGGCTTCGGTGATGCGATACCGTCGGGCGAGCGTTGTGAGTGTATCCCCGTCTTGGAGTTTGTACCAAAATCCACCAATGTTAGTGCCATTGAAATCAGCGAGTTCAGCATCATCGCCATCAAGGAGGGGACCAGATAAACCTCCTGTTGGAATAAATACTGTGCTTCCTTCGACAACCGGAGTCGCCAGAAATTTGTTCCGATCGTCTGCAAGGATAACCGTCTCGTCAATTTGGTAACTTTCTGCGATGTCTTTAAGCGTTTCGCCTGCTAATACAGTGTGTTTAATGCCGTCTGCTAATAGCGAGGTCCGCACAAGGTTGGGCCAGAGGGGTGTGAGTTTAAAGGCGTGTAACACATCGCCTTCCGGTGAGAGGACTTCAATGATGCTATCACCTTGGTCAATCGGCACAGTGACGGAAAATTCGCGACTTTCTACGTTCTGCAAACCGGTTTCGACGAAACGATCAAAAATGTATTTACTCCCACTCGCAGCTTGAGGATAACCCGTTACGCGACTGTCGAGACTTGAGAGGCGTGCGATATCCTTTCGAAGGTTGCCTATAGAGAGGTCATCCCGAATCTGAATGGCTGCAGATTGCATGCCGGTACTGGAAACCGCTTGTGCGTATACAGTATCCGAGAGTTGCCCAGCGACAAGCAAAACCGAAAGAAAAAACATTAATACATTTGTTAGTGCACTGAAGTGCCGCTCTCGGTACTCGTGTCTACTATGAATTTTCATCTTGTGAAGTCTCCCGCCTTTTTCTAGTTTTTCAGATTTTCTCCTCAGCGGGCATTTGGGTATTCCTCTGAGAATACGCGAGAAAACAGCGCGCGAAGAGAATGCATCCCGAATTTTAGGAGGCAGTATTTATATTGTATATTATTATTGCAATTTTTGTCAAATTAAAAAAATTTGCATTTAAGGCTTTTTTAGGTTAAAATATATTTCACGCTTTTGCTTCTCATCGAAGTAGAACTCTCTTCAAACTACATTTCACTGCGATACTGCAGCAATACTAAAAAATGTAAAAAAAATCAGCAGCAGTCCAACTGTAATTTTGCTGCCTGATAAGGAGCCAAACGTGGGCAAAGAACCAAGAGACTCGAATATAGACAAAGTCGTCTCACGTATAAAACTACGTCGTCATGAACTGAAGTTGACACAAACAGAACTTGCAAAGGTGGCAAATCTCACACCTGCTGCGATCTCTCAATTTGAATCAGGAGCCCGAAAACCGTCGTTTAAAACACTTTCAAGTCTTTCCGATGCTTTAAAAGTCACTACCGATTACCTACTTGGAAAAGCCAACAAAAGTTACGATGACCTCTTAGCCGACCCAAAGATTAGTGCTATGTTCAAGGGGATGATGGAATTTACGGAAAAAGATAAAGAGACGCTCTACGAGTTCTATGAATTTCTTAAAATGAAAGCGAAACAGTGATTATTGTAATTCGCTATGATGAGACCTCCGATCATTGAGGTAGTCCTTCAACCCGTTAAATCATAGTTCAGACTTTAACGCTCAGTTCCTCTTGGACAGAGGCAAATTTTCCCGAAATTTTGGCGGTTCTCTAAGAGTAAATGTGCCTCACCGGCACGATGAAGTGGTAAAATCCTGTCAATAATAGGTTTCAGTTTTCCTTGGCCAGCGAGATGGACAAGCGTTCGCAGCTCAGCGACTGTGCCGAGGGCAGAGCCCATCAGTGTTAGCTGCTTTTGGTACATCTTTCGGATGTTAATCGTGCCAATGTTCCCTGTTGTCACACCACACGAAACAAGCCTCCCATTTTTAGCAAGACTCGCGATGCTCTGATCCCATGTTGCAGCACCAACATGCTCAAGGACAACATCGACACCGCGTCCATTGGTTACCTCAAGCACAATCTTTGAAAAATCTGTGTCTTTGTAGTTAATCGTAACATCAGCCCCCATCTGTCGTGCGCGTTCCAGTTTCTCATTGCTGCTCGCTGTCGCAAAGACGCTGGCACCCGTTAATTTTGCGATTTGGAGTCCCGCACTTCCGACCCCACCCCCTACACCGAGAATTAAGACATCGTCCTCTGGACGAAGTTGGGCACGCGTCATGAGCATATGCCATGCCGTGAGATACGCTATCGGTATCGCAGCGGCGTTAACAAATGACAGGGTTTCCGCTGGCATCTGAATAGCGTTTTGGGCAGGAGCTTTTACGTATTCCGCGTATCCGCCATTTGTTTGGAAACCGATGAGTTCTTGTGTGTCACACAAGTTTTCGGCACCGCGATGGCAGTCGCTACAGATACCACACGGAATGCAGGGTGCGAGAACAACGCGATCCCCAACTGCAACACCGCGGACTGCGTCACCAATTTCGGCGATTGTTCCAGCGATGTCGGAACCGAGTATGTGTGGCGTCCCCTCCCGACGGAGTTTCTCTTCTATCTCCGGTCGGTTCCGCCGGGCGTGAATATCCAGATAGTTCACCGCACAGGCTTCGACTTTAACGAGAACTTCATCGGTATCAAGCGTCGGTTTAGGTGCGTCTGTGTACTGAAGTACCTCTGCACTGCCTTGTTCTGAGAAAACAATTGCTTTCATATTTTTTCGTTGGGTGGTGGACAGGAAAACAGGCAATAGATAGAGCAAACTTCCTGATTCATGATATGGTTAGGGGTTTAAAGCCTATGTAATACATCTAAGCAATCCGAAAGCCCTAATATCTGTAATTCTCTCTTCGGCAGCAGACAGGAGATGAACTTTAACGCGTTCAAGGGTGATTGTAGTTCCTATGTGTAACCAGACATCAACTCGCAAGCCTGCTGTTGTGATGCAGGTCATCATCTGTCCAGGAAAAGTGTCTTTGAAGAGCACCAACGACTGAATATCGGATAGCCAAGATTCTAATCCCTGTTGGAAAGTTTCTTTATTCTCTTCGGCGACCAGTAGATGAATGTCAATATCTGAATATCTGTCGGCAGTGCCTGTTGCAAAACTCCCTTCAAGCCACGTTCCTAATACGCGCACGTCCGATGCTGCTTTATCTGCAAATGCCTTCAGATATTCTTGATGCATTTCCAATCCTTTACAACAAATTGCTCAGGCATTTTGTGTTTGTTAGTGTGGCGCGAAAAATTACCCATAAGCACCGTGGTTAAGGAAGCCGAGAAGTCTGCGTAAACGAGGACTTGCCTCTTTGTAAACAGACTCAGGCATACTATAGTTCATAAACGGGTAGTATTTATGCCCAACAAGGCGGCGACCGTAGGTCACCTGTGTGATATATCGGGTGCGCTGGCTCTGATTCGGACCCCCGCGATGCCAGACCTGATTGTTGAACATGATAACGCTGCCCGCTTTTCCAAGGTTGTACTGAACTTTGTCCTCCCACTCCGTTCCTTCTATCGGATTCGGAGGCGACGCGCCGAAAAGATGTGAGCCTGGAACAACTTCTGTGCCGCCGTGTTCAATTTCAGTGACATCAGTGAGGTAGTAATTTGCCGTGAAGAGCAGGACTGGCAACCGGACGTTCTTTGGCGGTTCACCGTCCGTTACAATGTAGTGTGGTGCATCGTCTTGATGCCACGACGTAATTCCACCACCGGGGAACGTCTGGAACGAATTGTTGTGAATGACGTGACAATTTTCAGCGACGAGTGCCTCGGCAAAGGAGACAATCGGTTCGAGGTCGAACAATTGCCGGTTGGCTTCACTGTGTTCAAACATTCGATGGCTTAAGTGCATACGACCTGCGGGGCTTCCACCATTTAAGTCATTCGGATCGTTTTCGAGTGCCCACTCTAAATCTTGTCGAAGTTGCGCACATAAATCAGGAGGCAAGACGTTTTGCAAAAATAGACAACCTCGCTCGTGGAACGTCTCTACCCATTCCTGGATTTGTGCTTCGCTGACGATCTGATCTGCCAAGTAGGTTGTTTGTGCCATTTCTCCTACCCTTTTTCGAGTTGTTAAGTTTTCGCTCTGCCTTCCTTGCGCAAGTTTCCTGTAGAGGCTTGCTGGATAATGTTTCGGGCAGGTGTTCGCGAAAGTAGCGAGTGGATCGGGAACTTGCTTACGGAAAAGAAGCGATCAGCAAAGAGGGCAGGTGCGGTTACAAACCGCACCTACCGACCTGTTACTAATGAATTCCTACGGAAACCGACAGCGCAGCGATTTTTACTGATGACTGATAATTCTTGCTAACCCATCGCTGCAGCGACGATAATGCCGAGTGAGATGAGGACACCCGCAACTGCAATACCCGCCGCGGTGTTGTTCTCTTCGGCGATCTGACGGTTTAAGTCGTAGGGGGTCGCCATATCGAAGACTTTGTAGCCTACCATCAAAATGATTAAACCGACGATACTGAAGACAATGCCTTCAATGATAAAACCACCCAAGACTTTAAAGTCTATCATCGGGACATCTCCAGACGCAGCCGCATCGGATTGGGCAACGGCGTTATGTGAGAATAGGACAAAGGCAGTAATTGCGACAGTAACCAGGATAAGCGTAGTGAATACAATCTTCTTAGCCATTTTAATAGTCTCCTTATTTAGTAGGTATCGGTGTAAGACAGCCGTCATTCCCACAACTACTGTCTAATGCTATGCCTCGCAAAGAAGACACTTGTACTCCCTTGCAGAAATTGTAGACTTAATCAGAAAACATCGGTCTTGGTAATAGCAAAACCAGAACAGAGATCTATACTTAAGAGATTTCAAACTTAACGTCCGTGGTAGTGTGCAGATATTTTACCAATATAGCGTCCTTATCTTCGATATAAAGCCATCCGGATTCAACGTCTTCGAGTGTTTGCACATTTGCAATCTCGATATCTGCATATTTGTCCGGTATGTTGACGGGTTCAGAAGCGTCAGCGGGTGTATCTTCATCAGCAATGGGAGGTTCGTCCACTGGTGATAAAAACTGATAGCGTGCTCGAAGGGCTTGTGGCACACGTCCATAACCAACAATAAGGGTGTAGCTCGTTTCGTCCTCGGCATAGCTGAGTTGCCAGTTCAGTTGACCCTTATCGGTTAAGGTAGGTTCATCTACTATTGCACCCGCACTGAGGTGTATCTCCCCGACGATAGCGGTTTTAATTCCCGGATCGACCCCTCGAAGCGTATAAACATTCACCATAATGTCTTCGGGATTCAAGTGGGGTCCCTTGCCTTCAGTGCAGAACCCATAAAATCCATCCGGATAGGTGCCTTTGAGCGCACCGTCTTCCCACTGTTGATACATCGCACTTACCGTGATACCCTCAGCGATTTGAAGCCATCTGTCATTTGGAGTGTGTCGGTTCAAGCGTTGTAAGTAATAAGCGAGAACTAACCCGTTCCATTGAACAGGGACACCGAACCATGGATGCGTGTAAAAAGAGGTCCCGAAGACGGGGATGGAGGCGAACTGCATACCGGGTCGGTCTGGGAGATGCCAATGGTAGAGGAAGGGTAGGGCGGTTGTCGCCCAATGCGTTGCGTGTTTGAGATGTTCTTTTTCTGCTGTCAACTCGTAAGCCTCAACATAAGCACCGATGGCATACGCAGCCGCAAGGACATCTGGTTGATACATCGGGCATTCCCACATTTGTGCCCCGCGTGGCACGGAAAATTGCTGAATGAATCCGAGTGCTTTCAAACCTGCTTCACGCGAGGTTTTATTCCCGGTAATTCGAGCATGTTTCAACAGTAAAAGTGCTGATTCAGCACAGGTGCCAAGTGCTGCTTCACCTGCAGTTCCGAGGGAAGTGGTTTTCGCGTCTGTTGGGTGCCACCGCCAACTTCCATCCGGTTCTTGTGTAGCAATCCGTTGCTGTATTTCTTCCGCCATGTGAGATAATCCGGCACCGATATTGCCGATGTAAAACGGGAATTCCCATCTTAAAATGTGACACGAACCGCGTGCCGCCAATCCTTCTACTCCGGATTCTGCTATGGTGTTTTTGGCAATTTCTAACACCCGTTCTTTCACGTGTTCATCTTTCGTAGCAAGATAGTCGTACCAAAGTAGAGTGCCGAAACCGGGTTCATTCTGCGGTGCCCAGTCTACGCAGTGCCGGGATTTTCGAGTCGCTTCATCCCATGTTGTCTGCATCAACCCGTGCCGTGAGAGTAAAACCTCATCTGCATCACTACGGGGGGGAGGTAACGGTTCAGGGGCACCGTAAGCGTTATTCCAATGCGCTATGGCATCTAAGATAGAAGCATTTCCATCCACGATGATTTCGGTTTTGATGGACACTGGACGCGCCGGTGTGAGTGGATACGGGATAGAAGCCTCTGTCTGGTTCTCTCTGACCCATGCTGGCACAGTCGGGACGAATACGCCGAGGGCGTGATTTTTCTGATACTCATGCCAATTGGGCGAAGCGAATACCGCAGAGAGCATCTGATTCTCACCGTCCCAGGTGTCCAGAGGATTCCAGATGATGCCGACTATGGATTTCTGCATCTCTACTGCCATGACTGGCACTGTGATTTTATAGGGATGCGGGACAAGTCGGTTGTCGAACGGTGGAGCTGCGTCGCGTGTGCTTGAGGAACGTTCATCGTTTTCCAAGAACTCGAGTCCAGGGAAAAGTGCTGCCGTTTTCTTCTCACGATGTCGTCCTTGCCCTGCATAAAGCATCGGACCGCGAAACGCAAGAAGTTCTCTGTTGCCATCCGTTTGCAACTGATATTCCGTTTTCACCCGCGTCGCACTTTCGCTAAGCGTCCACTGCATCTCATAAGTCCACTTAACACCATCTACATCTGTATCCGAACCGCTGAGGCGGACAATTGACTCTCCTTGATTGTTCCCAGCAAGTTGATAGTCTGTAGGTGTAAGTTGCGACGTTTGGCGATTTTGTGATGCATCTAAATAGACAACCTCAGAGAGTGCCGGACAAGTTGCTACCTGCTGGTAGTTACCACCTTTCGCGACAAAGATTATGCAATACGCAAATCCTCCCTCAATCCCCTTTTTGTCAGAAGCGATGGTCTCTTTCTTGTTTTCATTCTTAATTGCTGGTGTTGCTTCGAGCCCACGGACGAAAACGATACGAAGGTGTCTGTTCCCCAACACGACACTACCATTTTCCGTATAGGTATGTAGTTCTTTCACCACCTTGGCGGCAAGTTTAGGGGGCTCAGGGCGGACTACAACGCTTTCTTGGGCTGTTTGGCGTCCCTCGCCTGCTGAGGTTTGGCATTTGAGCGATACGGAAATGGAGACTACAGTCGGATTTGGGAAACGGCGTGCTATCCAAAAAACAGAGACTTCTTCACCCGGTTCAATTTCTTTAATGGTTTGTCTGGGGCGTCCACGCCGTAGTTTCACACCATTGATAGAGATTCGCGCCGTATCCGCTTTACCGAGTGGCGCGGTGCCGGTATTCCGAAGTGTACATTGCACTTCAAAATCTTCGCCCGCGGGGACAACTGCAGCCGTCGCTCCTACGTTTACGATTTCTAATTTCGGCTGTGCCGCGTAAAGCGATATTTGGGCAGGAGGCTTTTCGGATTCGTGCAATTCAAGGCATAAATTTACCACATCGGAAGCCTTCGTTGATGTGGATTGACTGAACTCCCGCAACTGCATCGTGTCATCTTTAAAGTGTAGAATAGCGATTCCACATCGTAGTTCCGGTTCGCTATCTCTTTTCCCTTTTCGGAGGGACATCTCTTTAAATTTCCGTAACTGTGGTTTACCCCATAAAGCCCACGCGTAGTTACTATTGCCTTCTATATTGCATTCCGTCAGAAATGAGATGACGACCTCTTTACCAGCATAGGACGTGAGTTCAATGCTTTCTTCTATCCACTGACATTCGGTTGATATGGATTCAAAACATCTTTCCGGTGCGGCTTCTAAACCTGTATTAAGAAGATCGAAAATTTCGATAGCGAACTTCACACCTCCAGGCTGCCGTTCCACATCGTTAAAAACAACGCCATCCCGTAATCCGATGGAAAAATGTAGGAAGAGCTT encodes:
- a CDS encoding FtsX-like permease family protein, with the translated sequence MKIHSRHEYRERHFSALTNVLMFFLSVLLVAGQLSDTVYAQAVSSTGMQSAAIQIRDDLSIGNLRKDIARLSSLDSRVTGYPQAASGSKYIFDRFVETGLQNVESREFSVTVPIDQGDSIIEVLSPEGDVLHAFKLTPLWPNLVRTSLLADGIKHTVLAGETLKDIAESYQIDETVILADDRNKFLATPVVEGSTVFIPTGGLSGPLLDGDDAELADFNGTNIGGFWYKLQDGDTLTTLARRYRITEASITDDILNEHLQKASDGIDNDEDGTTDEYGEIPLLSEILGWATDGIDNDADGWTDETPGNDTDGIDNNNNGEIDESGEFVAASESHIFIPKGAIVLLDFNSSTRYINAAMLGGTAVIFIEPDTTIRGEAENKFGTVPANIPRFWISQEDAAALSNLMEEQHTQGDQVNVRVRGKMTWERRVGQNIRGFLEGGDPTLRDELIVLTAYYDSMSVVPAMAPGADPTCGIATLMELARLFSQPQYRPGYSVLFVAVDGHFQGLAGMRAFMEGIGQDIVGSDTDSPGTPTMHGLRRGLSTDVLEFEELGRRLVLSIDRSVLVDLPADFFHGIHNVKSDLDSLTTTLNGLAETRSEIESLTEQQRDFSERQKKQADRNRKREKQGFTGEEKSRLLANLARSKKEALQTTHFLRDIVGRLAAVRGVALNTSRSAQRELIESLGLPIARLDIWAVEKLIHAIETGSTDEYSTHPNNAYLIPVQQGSDWQVPIPDDLPQELIPDIEMLNKTLANWEMSDKRKFALMWTPEKIVDRHLDLHSLNTAKDARSVLRDANDTQAVAIQRETQLLEKVLAQIPDSQPVENEIKASIRRLKETPMGKPSGDSLIYGGQFLSKAGIERLNTIDTQLRQRLSESGDTADIAVLIADLLKDKQGIFEIALRNARLERTRIQNLITTAETLGREYLDEERLILENYLSDDEIEQALSLRSRIASQIIEKELLAIVKKRADTDIVALENLIERLPTLDTDLDEETKVLLRDNMLTLRNARFRNIQSRIEKMLRIDTDEYNRKLGQIEAAIALQDLFNRYYTSLYISVDLSSQSNQFGVFNKGWFYDQQPEFVLRREFASIGNKLASYAEDADFGVRVRKLWQWTDDQIRQAVMARQWTVANGISDKAALEGKTLETLLSSHFNKLTDLSGVSRLMKMQFEQWRNQGEPSEDMLKDMDYIRKEVERFIRNDVRTAKKNRKNNIRTREQLDAMLRLRHEDPDTFSDEEIEDIKTLISIAGLGGESNFVNAISASGGKTWKTYIPGKIAFDSEVATLVGKTGIAFATIEDARVLTDTPLDTIERVDLREGGNLHQQAQTLASLLIQALRDEEMPTAARVGNFYCNLFGDVVEFDARESALPNKPVPYPILTLRRKHKTMMGVRGDLFVMGDNKGNFEVAGLAMEGRATRRLSGVQEVEAYILDKDSGDIVYAPDLGNYGAKLLPNKIPINTRRRGCRVVTFPCVSTTIYDLVDQRYLRTLRELEVYDALTDSAPEKFGMSKPWQQEGVSAAEPIALVYSEPNTRIKVGMAYGQIGKRLLLIKATKSGMKNPTLYTGEGFVVRENGQIRLTPYVVVRDMWWLDENRSRLYKRFGISSDRLDKLHQFANDYLARAETELLQSDYQQALKLARAAWGYESRAYPDVKQTGNDVVNGVMFYLALLMPFAYFMERLIFGFPNIHKQILGSFGIFLLVFFFLSQVHPAFQITTTPVIILIAFVVLALTVIVISIIVRKFEEQLEKIRQEGSKVYKADVGRLSASAAAFSLGISNMRKRKGRTILTCCTLVILTFTVISFTSVRTFMHPNRTSLPQVTPRYTGLLIRDQYWRPLEEPVLTSVLNDMQKTQITLTALERLLERKNELLVKQGQQPVDIAEARRALEEGGFIEQVDEESILIVRNVVAPRAWYQSSGTGDQSFVQLTRTANTADTSPPTHQLTGEALTFAANMLVGMNESEPGVSGIDRYLQYGKWFDPADANEWPTEWPYAIVLPKGMAELLKITESDMGKATVSVYGADFTVVGVLGIGFKDLTDNDGEELTPVDYQLMQQQRSRGATGDETLEGELQKYLHLTPDSVAILPYQVVMNQGGTLRSVAVNMEPQEDDPKLLGAIDKLDLIMAPLMNRIALDFFVGRDKDTYLYSSIGMTSFSGMGNLFVPILIAALIVLNTMLGAVYERVREIGIYSSVGLAPVHIAFLFLAEACVYAIVGAVLGYLMGQAIATTLVHFGWLAGLTLNYSSMSTVVATIIVMLVVLLSTMYPAIKASRMAVPDIERKWKLPEPEGDVWHFNLPFTVLEEEALGLNVFMRDYFEAHADESASDFYTDQVAFSQVEAEDSYQIGMMVWLAPYDLGVSQSIQFITSPVGGEEEDLYKITLDVHRESGEIASWKRVNRRFLNLLRKQLLIWRTFSVDIRAEFHERGRTEGMDTSETEEAGQMDPVPTPAD
- a CDS encoding zinc-binding dehydrogenase, producing the protein MKAIVFSEQGSAEVLQYTDAPKPTLDTDEVLVKVEACAVNYLDIHARRNRPEIEEKLRREGTPHILGSDIAGTIAEIGDAVRGVAVGDRVVLAPCIPCGICSDCHRGAENLCDTQELIGFQTNGGYAEYVKAPAQNAIQMPAETLSFVNAAAIPIAYLTAWHMLMTRAQLRPEDDVLILGVGGGVGSAGLQIAKLTGASVFATASSNEKLERARQMGADVTINYKDTDFSKIVLEVTNGRGVDVVLEHVGAATWDQSIASLAKNGRLVSCGVTTGNIGTINIRKMYQKQLTLMGSALGTVAELRTLVHLAGQGKLKPIIDRILPLHRAGEAHLLLENRQNFGKICLCPRGTER
- a CDS encoding nucleotidyltransferase domain-containing protein, whose amino-acid sequence is MHQEYLKAFADKAASDVRVLGTWLEGSFATGTADRYSDIDIHLLVAEENKETFQQGLESWLSDIQSLVLFKDTFPGQMMTCITTAGLRVDVWLHIGTTITLERVKVHLLSAAEERITDIRAFGLLRCIT
- a CDS encoding phytanoyl-CoA dioxygenase family protein, whose protein sequence is MAQTTYLADQIVSEAQIQEWVETFHERGCLFLQNVLPPDLCAQLRQDLEWALENDPNDLNGGSPAGRMHLSHRMFEHSEANRQLFDLEPIVSFAEALVAENCHVIHNNSFQTFPGGGITSWHQDDAPHYIVTDGEPPKNVRLPVLLFTANYYLTDVTEIEHGGTEVVPGSHLFGASPPNPIEGTEWEDKVQYNLGKAGSVIMFNNQVWHRGGPNQSQRTRYITQVTYGRRLVGHKYYPFMNYSMPESVYKEASPRLRRLLGFLNHGAYG
- a CDS encoding helix-turn-helix transcriptional regulator, giving the protein MLKNVKKISSSPTVILLPDKEPNVGKEPRDSNIDKVVSRIKLRRHELKLTQTELAKVANLTPAAISQFESGARKPSFKTLSSLSDALKVTTDYLLGKANKSYDDLLADPKISAMFKGMMEFTEKDKETLYEFYEFLKMKAKQ